The genomic stretch agtgcacctggccctccactcccccagcaacccattgaggaacacattaaaacggcgcctctcaaccagtttcacgcccgcgcgcttgcccgctttcttgagggcggcacggacggactgtatgatcagtgccagattcgaccaacggtcgagggccagctgaactttattgcggcaacccctgcaagccgcaaggaaatcccggagttctgctgtggggatgagaggagattcggtgggaggcacgagggactccaccacctcactggcgatggaatcaaggtcatcctccgtgccccacaccgaatccccatcctcctccgggtcgtcaccgccagcggccgacacatccaccacacactgtggggcggacgtcccggctgcgccagctgatcccgcctccgtcacgatcccacccccaggatcgatggcggaggagtcctctctcagttctactgtgaaactggagcctgtgtgcGCCAGCAGtttaggacccccctccacctccgtccccaggccaatgagtggtccaggggtgtCAGAAGTtctcgactccggaaatccagccggagccgagaccggaggcggagagaggaggccatctcccgctccgccagcacccacaggcccagcagatggggcagcattctcggttataaccgggtcggatgtctcctggttggtggtggactccggctgggagggccgaccctctgggtcctcgccctcccctctactcagcgcaccgacccagtggcagaatgggcggcgtcctcgggctcccccaccacaagcagggccccacttactccttcaggaggggcctcatataccggggccttcccctcccctccagcctgaggaatagggagctcctgcccggactttgttgccttggtggtggcggtaggggaaacctggggacccgaaacaggagacagctcccctccaacagatggaccctgtgcctcagggcccctcgttacctctatggaggggtgccttctcttttttttttcccactggggcgcagaggctcagaggcctctgcaccctcttttttgtttagtcaccctgggcctgagcccagccctgggacaggtggattccatgagaacgggctttgggctgagctcaggctcgggttgtttcaatgtgtccaggggacgcacctcttgatgtttctttttcctccgcgtcttcctttcactcggacgggcactcccctccccgctggaggctgtgaaaaccacagcctccggaaccgactgagtggggtctattggatgtgttgggggagtgggaggaggtgctgtggaaccaccctgggccgccgaggtggagctggcggccgggaggttggggcagttcttacgaacatgccccacccccttgcagacgtggcaccgcgccccgtccgaggtccaaaagacgcggtaggccgtcccctggaactccacattaaattggccctccgtgtcctcctcccgcgccagctgcataaataactggcggcggaaggagtagacatgttggaggctgtgttcccgaagactaagccggactggggtgatccccgacctcacctcccccagatggtgcaggtgggggaggaggagctcactgggaataaagggcgggatattggacaacattatccgctgagcagtggcccctagagggtccaccggcaggaaagtcccacccacagtgagccctttattcagggccagggacacagcccgttcggtcttcaggaagaacacagccttcccgtacatttttgaggctgccacaatggccgaggggccgacaaccttggccattgactttacacaggcctctatagacatattgggggggggatagctctttaccccatggcttgaagtaatgaatttaaaaggtgacggggtcacacgggtggccacagaggctacagccgcataggtatgagaaggccccgccaccggtgatcatGGGCTTGCCATGGTTCAAGAGCCAAACCtacccccaaattgcaggcaagcaagcaaacaaacaaaaacaaagaaaccaacaaggaggtttggggagaggctgagggtatacaggaaaggggaaagacaggctgcaagcgatgactttgctttttttttctccttaaagTGAGGTACTCAGAGCACTCTAAAACACTcctggtcttctggttgtgggaggggtcttcacctgggtcagccgaaagctgcccagacACTAGTTCGATCCTTCTGTCTctgtagccaggcagcttcagctgacccaggctgggcgattagggtggggagggagcttccttgtgtattcatgcaattgcacagctccctatagaattgtacagcccccaccccttgttgttccggcctcttccacctcccacaacggtccaaatgaaatgaaagtttggtgctcgacacccacctcgaaatacagcctttttgtcaaagtctttcctcctctgcagcaaaagttgttcagAGTTTTGCAGTCTGTCCTCAGCACTCcctctccagcaactgactgcagcactgtcagctgcacctcgttgatgcactctggagtcccaattaggaagcagccaaccccatgctgtacctgtcctgggagtgtttgatgggggacagcgtCGAGGGAACAGTTTTGAGCCTCTGCCTTTGCGCTCTGTTTCAGGTTCCAGTTGGAGACCAGCCTGCGGATATTGAACAGCAGATCCGTGGAATGCTGGGAACGTACATCAGTAATCCCAACTCCCTGATCCTGGCTGTGACGGCAGCAAACACTGACATGGCCACTTCAGAGGCATTGAAACTGGCCCGTGATGTAGATCCAGATGGTAAGCAGTTAAAATGTGAAGTGGGCGTCTGCCAGAGGGCGCGGGGGGTTGTGTGTGCGtgcagggggaggatccagttgtcatggtccacatgggtaccaacgacatagatcggattaggaaagagattctgcatagggagtatgagcagcaagGGACTAAATTAAAGAAAGCGGAACCCCAACAGCaattatctctggattattacctgagccacgagcaaattggcagaaGGTAAATAAGATGAGAAaggtgaatgcgtggctcaaagatcggCGTGGGAGAAATAGATTtcgattcatgaggcactggcaccagtactggggaaagtgggagctgtaacattgggacagtcttcacttgaaacatgctgggaccactgttctggcgagtcgtataactagggcggtagagaagactttaaactaaatagtggggaaaaGAGATCATGTGAGAGGAGAGGTGATAAATCATAGGCAAACAATGAGGTTATAGAGTAGGGTAGCGATTTGGGTAATGATAGCCAGAGTGTGACAGGAGGGGACAGAGTGTCCAAACATAAGACTGCACCTGCAGATGAGGCCAAAGATCgaagaaatggtaaaaagacagagttaaaagctctgcatctgaatgcacgcagcattcataacaaaatggatgaattgttagcacagatagaaataaatatgtatgacctgatagccattacagagacatggttgcaaggtgaccaaggctggtacctgaatattgaagggtatttgacatttcgaaaggacaggaagctaggaaaaaggtgctggggtagctttgttaattaaggatgtcattagtacagtagCGAGTACAGAAGagcagatgtagaatcagtttgggtagagataagaaagtttaagaggtcacttgtgggagtaattcataggccccctaacagttgctacactgtcggacagagtatacaggaagaaataaatggggcgtgttaaaaaaaaaagtaccataatagtcatgggtgactttcatcgacatatagattgggcaaatcggattggcaaaggtagcctggaaaatgagttcatagattgtattcgggacaatttcttagagcagtatgttctagagccaactcaggagcaggctattctagacctggtaatgtgcaatgaaacaggattaatcaataactcTTGGTAAAGGAGCCAGCCTGTAGGCaatagcgatcataacatgatagaatttcacgttcagtttgaaggggagaagCGTGGGCCTAAGACtggtgttttaaacctaaataaaggtaattacaagggtatgaaagcagagctagctaaagtgaactgggaaactagattaaaaggtaggacagtggagatgcagtggcagactttttttTAAGGAGATAttaaataactctcagcaaagatttatcccagtgagaaagagattctttgagaaggatgcatgaTCCATGGCTaaataaagaagttaaggatagtaccaaattaaaagaaacactgtacaaatttgCAAAGACTAGAAGCTATACTAAACTTTTAGGGAGCCATTGCTACGTTGCGTaaccctgactctctgtctccaCCGCAGGCCGTCGCACTCTGGCTGTAATCACCAAGCTGGACTTGATGGACGCTGGCACGGACGCAATGGATGTGCTGATGGGTCGGGTTATTCCCGTCAAACTGGGCATCATTGGCGTTGTAAACAGGTGGGGACTCCCAAGCGTGCGCGGGCCAGCGTGTCGAGATGTCAGACCAGCTGTGCTaactccctctctctggctctccagcTTTGGATTATATTCCAGTCGTGGCTATGTGTGCGGAGGCACGTGGAGCACCATTGTGAAATGTAGGCAGCCCGATACTGAACCATCCCTGCACTCTCCACAAGAGAGCGCCTGCGAGAGAATCACATCGAATCTGCACATACTCAGGCCATTCAGTCAACTGATCCATGCTgaccccacccctcttcatctcaactCATCAGCATCTCATTCTACCACCTTCAGCGCCCCGGTCGCCGTCCCCTCGCTCGCCGTCCCCCCTCGGTCACTTTCGGCCGTAGagctgtacagcacagaaacgggcccgcgCCTGCTTCATGTGGAACTTGCTCGCTTTGTTCACCTCAGCGCATTGTCGTCTGTCTGTCCACGCACGCTTCTGTCTTGTCTGCACCCTCGCTCTGTCTcaccttgtctagcttccccttgcaGGAGTCAGCACGACATTAACGTGAACAAAACCATCGCTGATGCAATCCAGGATGAACAGTCTTTCCTGCAGAAGAAATATCCGTCACTGGCAAACCGCAATGGAACCAGATATTTATCCAAGACCTTGAACAGGTAAGGAGTCTCGGACTGAGTGTACCGGGAACCCTTGTACATTGCACCGTCGCCTGCTGCCGTTCCTGCTTTCCCAGGATGTGTGGAGTTTCCCACCTCTTATTTCCTGCCCAGTTATAAATTCCTGCCTCCACATTTAGAATGGACAGGACCTATGTAAACCtggcgatgaagggtcactgacacgaaacgttaactctgcttctctctctccacggaGGCTGCCCGACCTGCAGAGCATTTCCCAGCACTTCCcgcttttatttcagagttccggcatctgcagcattttgatttTATCTTGGTCTTCAGAACCTTGATTAAGACGGTAAGAagttggggcaggagcaggccattcagcccctcgatactGCTGCGCCACTCCATAATATCGTGGCTGATCTCCCGCAATTCCACCTTCCCGCCCAATACCCCCCCCCCCTTATCCCTCGATTTCCCTCAGTGTCTTTTTTTAACTTGCCCGCCCCGGATCAGGGGTGAGATTGGTTAACGGAAGCACAAGACTGCAGACGCCGGAACTCTGAAATAAACGCAGGgacgtgctggaaaaactcagcgggtctggcagcatctgtggcgagagaagcagagcgaGCTAACAAATGGTGTGAGGAAGGACAAAGTACGAATGCCAGGAGAGagcgttaatggcagaataatgaaccacTCTGTCCGAAACGCAAACGACGAGTTTaaggtggtttaaaaaaaaaagaaacgatGGAACCAAATAAAAAGAATAAAGAAGGGCCCGTcacgctctgaaatgattgaactccgcgtcgagtccggcaggctgtcgcgtGCCGAATCGGAAAGTGAgacgctgctcctcgagcttgcgttgatgttcactggaacactgcagcaggccgagggcggaaatgtgagcatgagagcagggcggtgaactgaaatggccagcaaccggaagctcggagtcttgCCTGCAGACTGAGCCGGAGGGGttcggcaaagcggtcacccagtctgccttTGCTCTCCCCGAGGTAGAGGAGGCTGCTTTGTGATTGGCGAATACAGGATGCGAAGTTGAAagaagtaaatcgctacttcagcTGAATGAGTTGATTGGCTCTGGCTACTGCTCTGCAGGTTACTGATGCACCACATCCGGGACTGCCTGCCGGAACTGAAAACCAGGGTCAACGTGCTGTCAGCTCAGTACCAGGCCATGCTCAACAGTTACGGACATCCCATAGAGGACCACAACGCCACTCTGCTTCAAATTATCACCAAGTTCGCCACTGAATACTGCAACACCATTGAGGGGACAGCGAAGAACATCGAGACTTCCGAACTGTGAGTCTCGCCGTCCGGGCAAGCGTgcgcggtggggggggtggtgggtagtgGAGTAACGGCGTGCGTGTGTGCGGGGGAACAGCGGAGTAACGGGCCGTTCTCCTCAGTGTGGATCGTGACTGCCGCACTGGCTGAGATCGGCGAGCCGAGCAGAGGCCGGGAAAGGAgcctggacctttcctgctctcgGGTGCTGTGCCACCCCCATTTGGAGGGAGCGCTGAGTTGCGTTTTCTGcttgatttttattttttttttttgctaagtGCTCTAACCTTTCTCTCCAGCTGTGGAGGAGCCCGGATTTGTTACATCTTCCACGAGACGTTTGGGCGCACCCTGGAGTCCATCGACCCGCTAACGGGATTGACGACGCTGGACGTGCTCACTGCCATCCGCAATGCCACGGTACTGAGTGCCAGGTTTGGTGGGCAAGGGAGGGAGGGCATCAGCCACTGGCGGTAATGGTAGTCCAGTTGATGCAGGACTTCCTGCCCCACGTAGACTGGTGGGCAGCAGTTAGGGTGTGTGCCCAGTTCCCCTGTTCTTTAGCTCACGTGCTGCTTCCTCTGATCCTAGGGCCCACGCCCAGCACTCTTTGTCCCTGAAGTCTCTTTTGAACTCTTGGTGAAACGACAGATCAAGCGTCTAGAGGAGCCCGGTTTACGCTGTGTGGAGCTGGTACATGAAGAGCTgcagagaatcatacagcactgttcCACGTACAACACACAGGTAACTGTTCCACGTACAACGCACAGGTAACTGTTCCACGTACAACACACAGGTAACTGTTCCACGTACAACACACAGGTAACTGTTCCACGTACAACGCACAGGTAACTGTTCCACGTACAACGCACCGGTAACTGTTCCACGTACAACGCACCGGTAACTGTTCCACGTACAACGCACCGGTAACTGTTCCACGTACAACACACAGGTAACTGTTCCACGTACAACACACAGGTAACTGTTCCACGTACAACGCACCGGTAACTGTTCCACGTACAACGCACCGGTAACTGTTCCACGTACAACGCACCGGTAACTGTTCCACGTACAACACACAGGTAACTGTTCCACGTACAACACACAGGTAACTGTTCCACGTACAACGCACAGGTAACTGTTCCACGTACAACGCACAGGTAACTGTTCCACGTACAACACACAGGTAACTGTTCCACGTACAACACACAGGTAACTGTTCCACGTACAACACACAGGTAACTGTTCCACGTACAACGCACCGGTAACTGTTCCACGTACAACGCACCGGTAACTGTTCCACGTACAACGCACCGGTAACTGTTCCACGTACAACACACAGGTAACTGTTCCACGTACAACACACAGGTAACTGTTCCACGTACAACACACAGGTAACTGTTCCACGTACAACGCACCGGTAACTGTTCCACGTACAACGCACCGGTAACTGTTCCACGTACAACGCACCGGTAACTGTTCCACGTACAACGCACAGGTAACTGTTCCACGTACAACGCACAGGTAACTGTTCCACGTACAACGCACAGGTAACTGTTCCACGTACAACGCACCGGTAACTGTTCCACGTACAACGCACCGGTAACTGTTCCACGTACAACGCACCGGTAACTGTTCCACGTACAACGCACCGGTAACTGTTCCACGTGCAACGCACCGGTAACTGTTCCACGTGCAACGCACCGGTAACTGTTCCACGTACAACGCACAGGTAACTGTTCCACGTACAACGCACAGGTAACTGTTCCACGTACAACGCACCGGTAACTGTTCCACGTACAACGCACAGGTAACAGCAGTCTGTTAAGTCTTTGGGCACTAGTCTCTGATCTGagacccacccgcccccccacccagggCCAGGCGCATCACTGAGCTGTGGTCCTGTCCAGACAGCTGACCATCTCGATCTGTATAAACATTGGTTTTGCTGCAATATCTGAATTTACATTGTTCTCTTCCCCCTGATACTCGCTTTgccctgaaccccccccccccccccccccggccccacaGGAGCTGTTGCGTTTTCCGAAGCTGCACGATGCAATTGTAGAAGTTGTAACGGGTCTACTCCGCAAGAGGCTGCCTGTGACCAACGAAATGGTGAGCAACTCTTGACAGCAGTCAGACTGCTCTGTCACTTTGCTGAATTGCTGTATTGATAGGTTGTCAGTTCGTGTGAGTGTCTCACACCCCTGTGCCTGTGTGTGGGTTTGCGGGTGCAGTTCGGGGTATGTCTGTGTATTAGCAGAGTGTTTTTACTTATTCTTGCattgtaggcgtcgctggccaggccagcatttgttgcccatctctaattgcccttgagaaggtggaggtgagctgccttcttgaaccgctgcagtccgtgtggggtaggtacacccacagtgctgttagggagggagttccaggattttgacccagcgacagtgaaggaacggccgatatagttccaagttgggatggtgtgtgacttggaggggaacttgcaggtggtgatcccatgtatttgctgcccttgtccttctgggtggtagaggtcgagagtttggaaggtgctgtcgaaggagccttggtgagttgctgcagtgcatcttgtagatggtacacactgctgccactgtgcgttggtggtggagggagtgaatgtttgtagatgaggtgccaatcaagcgggctgctttgtcctggatgtcgagcttcttgagtgttgttggagctgcacccatccaggcaagtggagagtattccatcacaaagaacagtacagcacaggaacaggccattcagccctccaagcctgcaccgatcttaatgcctgcctacactaacaccttctgcacttccagggcccatatccctgtattcccttcctattcatgtatttgtcaagatgtctcttaaacgtcgctatcgtatctgcttccaccacctcccccggcagcaagttccaggcactcaccaccctctgtgtaaaaaaaaaaacttgctcctcgcaccttaaacctatgttccctagtaactgactcttccaccctggggaaaaaaaaaactcctcttaattgtgccttgtagatggtggacaggctttggggagtcaggagttactcgccgcagaattcccagcctctgacctgctcttgtagccacggtatttatatagcaactccagttcagtttctggtcaatggtgacccccacaagatgttgatagtgggggattcagcgatggtaatgccattgaatgtcaaggggagatggttagattctctctcgttggagatggtcattgcctggcacttgtgtggagagaatgttacttgccacttatcagcccaagcctggatattgtccaggtcttgctgcatttctacatggactgcttcagtatctgaggagtcacgaatggtgctgaacattgtgtaatcatcagcgaacatccccacttctgaccttatgattgaagcaaggtcattgatgaagcagctgaagatggtcgggccgaggacactaccctgaggaactcctgcagtgatgtcctggagctcggatgactgacctccaacaaccacaaccatcttcctttgcgctaggtatgactccaaccagcggagagttttccccctgattcccattgacttcagtcttgccagggctccttgatgccgcactcggtcaaatactgccttgatgtcaagggcagtcactctcacctcacctctggagttcagctcttttgaccatgtttgaaccaaggctgtaataaggtcaggagctgagtggccctggcggaacacaaactgagcgtcactgagcagttaggggtatgtttgtgtgtgtgtgtgtggagagagttgTGGTTGTGCAGAATGAGAGTGTTTCCTCAGCCTCCGGGtaaactgtgtgtgtgtctctctctttctttctctctctctccctctctctcacacactctgttgtTTTTGCAGGTTCACAATCTAGTTGCCATTGAATTGGCTTACATCAACACCAAGCACCCAGACTTCACTGATGCTGCAATGGTATCAGCCTCAGTCAACAGCTCCCAGGTAACATTGCTTTGTCTGTGTGTGCTCGGCCAGCGAGGGAGCGTGCCGCCCTCCGTCCGGGGAGTGGGCTTTCTGAGCCAGGACAGGCAGGATGATTGGAGCATTTCTCTCTCCCCTGGTCCCAGATTCCAGCAGAAATCCTGGTACCTCCCAGCAGCTGCCTgtattacaaagaacagtacagaacaggacaggccattcagccctccaagcctgctccgatcttgatgcctgcctaaactaaaaccttctgcacttccggggcccatatccctctattcccatcctattcatatatttgtcaagatgtctcttaaacatcgctatcgtatctgcttccaccacctcccccggcagcaagttccaggcactcgccaccctctgtgtaaagaacttgcctcacacatcccctcgaaaccttgcccctcgcaccttaaacctatgtcccctagtaactgactcttccacccttctgactatccactctgtccattccgcttataactttgtaaacctctatcatgtcgcccctccacctccgtcgttccagtgaaaacaatccgagtttttccaatctctcctcacagctaatgccctccagaccaggcaacatcctggtaaacctcttctgtaccctctccaaagcctccacgtccttctggtagtgtggcgaccagaattgcccgcaatattctaagtgtggcctaactaaggttctgtacagctgcaacatgacttgccaatttttatactctatgccccgaccgatgaaggcaagcatgccgtatgccttcttgactaccttatccacctgcgttgccactttcagtgacctgtggacctgtacgcccagatctctctgcctgtcaatactcctaagggttctgccatttactgtatacttcccacctgcaatagaccttccaaaatgcattacctcacatttgtccaaattaaactccatctgccatttctccgcccaagtctccaaccgatcgatatcctgctgtatcctctgacaatcctcatcactgtccgcaactccaccaacctttgtgtcgtccacaaacttactaatcagcccagctccatgttcctccaaatcatttctatatattTATATTCTGGGGGTTGATGGATCAATGCTGGTGCTGTGTGACAGAGCTATTTCCTTTCTCTCCCCACCCGCTTCCTGTCCCTCACTCGCTCTCCTCTTTTCTCCccactcactccctttctctctctctctctccctccctcaccaacCCATTCCCTTTTTCacatctctctcaccccttcacagACTCAGACCCCTGTCCCAAAaccatgtgggggaatcacagacacagacccacatcccatcaccgtgtgggggaatcacagacacagacccgcatccatcaccgtgtgggggaatcacagacacagacccacatccatcatcgtgtgggggaatcacagacacagacccacgtccatcaccgtgtgggggaatcacagacacagacccgcatccatcaccgtgtgggggaatcacagacacagacaaacgtcccatcaccgtgtgggggaatcacagacacagacccacgtcccatcaccgtgtgggggaatcacagacacagacccacatccatcaccgtgtgggggagtcacagacactgacccacgtcccatcaccgtgcgggggaatcacagacacagacccacatccatcaccgtgtgggggaatcacagacacagacacacgtcccatcaccgtgtgggggaatcacagacacagacccacatccatcaccgtgtgggggaatcacagacacagacccacatccatcaccgtgtgggggaatcacagacacagacctgcatctcatcaccgtgtgggggaatcacagacacagacccacgtcccatcaccgtgtgggggaatcacagacacagacccacatccatcaccgtgtgggggaatcacagacacagacccgtgTGGTGGATGCAGAGTTGTAGATACCTGGAAGAATTGGGGATGCTTTTCCCTGCTTTGTGTTGCAGCTGAGTCCCGGGGGAATTAACGTTCCCGTTTATCTCTGTGTCCTCAGTCTGAAGTTCTCCAGGATGGAGCCCGGAAATGGAAGACGGAAAAACCGGAAGAGAGGCAGTCGGAGGAGAAATCGAGAAACCCCTCCAG from Heterodontus francisci isolate sHetFra1 unplaced genomic scaffold, sHetFra1.hap1 HAP1_SCAFFOLD_800, whole genome shotgun sequence encodes the following:
- the LOC137366761 gene encoding dynamin-1-like protein isoform X1, yielding MTRGHGHPHPVINKLQEIFSTVATEVIQLPQIVVVGSQSSGKSSVLESVVGRDFLPRGSGIVTRRPLVLQLVNVASAEDRKQAASGDMGIVAEEWGTFLHCKNKIFMDFDEIRQEIESETERMTGNNKGISPEPIHLKIYSPSVLNLTLIDLPGITKVPVGDQPADIEQQIRGMLGTYISNPNSLILAVTAANTDMATSEALKLARDVDPDGRRTLAVITKLDLMDAGTDAMDVLMGRVIPVKLGIIGVVNRSQHDINVNKTIADAIQDEQSFLQKKYPSLANRNGTRYLSKTLNRLLMHHIRDCLPELKTRVNVLSAQYQAMLNSYGHPIEDHNATLLQIITKFATEYCNTIEGTAKNIETSELCGGARICYIFHETFGRTLESIDPLTGLTTLDVLTAIRNATGPRPALFVPEVSFELLVKRQIKRLEEPGLRCVELVHEELQRIIQHCSTYNTQELLRFPKLHDAIVEVVTGLLRKRLPVTNEMVHNLVAIELAYINTKHPDFTDAAMVSASVNSSQSEVLQDGARKWKTEKPEERQSEEKSRNPSSSTYSSPSKGHAVNLLDAPVPVSRRLSLREQRDCEVIQRLINSYFLIVRKSIQDSVPKTVMHFLVNHVKDNLQSELVGQLYKAQLLDGLLTESEDMAAQRAEAANMLKALQRASQIISEIRETQLW
- the LOC137366761 gene encoding dynamin-1-like protein isoform X2; protein product: MWPLPRTGSKQPVVIWIFMDFDEIRQEIESETERMTGNNKGISPEPIHLKIYSPSVLNLTLIDLPGITKVPVGDQPADIEQQIRGMLGTYISNPNSLILAVTAANTDMATSEALKLARDVDPDGRRTLAVITKLDLMDAGTDAMDVLMGRVIPVKLGIIGVVNRSQHDINVNKTIADAIQDEQSFLQKKYPSLANRNGTRYLSKTLNRLLMHHIRDCLPELKTRVNVLSAQYQAMLNSYGHPIEDHNATLLQIITKFATEYCNTIEGTAKNIETSELCGGARICYIFHETFGRTLESIDPLTGLTTLDVLTAIRNATGPRPALFVPEVSFELLVKRQIKRLEEPGLRCVELVHEELQRIIQHCSTYNTQELLRFPKLHDAIVEVVTGLLRKRLPVTNEMVHNLVAIELAYINTKHPDFTDAAMVSASVNSSQSEVLQDGARKWKTEKPEERQSEEKSRNPSSSTYSSPSKGHAVNLLDAPVPVSRRLSLREQRDCEVIQRLINSYFLIVRKSIQDSVPKTVMHFLVNHVKDNLQSELVGQLYKAQLLDGLLTESEDMAAQRAEAANMLKALQRASQIISEIRETQLW